In the genome of Ensifer adhaerens, one region contains:
- a CDS encoding NifU homolog involved in Fe-S cluster formation — protein sequence MIDDIYNARILEFAGNIPRLGTLEDADASAMAHSKLCGSKVRVFLKVEDGKVADFAHDVKACALGQASSSIMARHVIGATPDELREAKADMLAMLKADGEGPSGRFEDMRYLKPVKDYKARHASTMLTFDAVCDCLDQIEAGAKVAAG from the coding sequence ATGATCGACGACATCTACAATGCCCGTATTCTCGAATTCGCCGGCAACATCCCGCGCCTCGGCACGCTTGAGGATGCGGATGCGAGCGCCATGGCGCATTCCAAGCTTTGCGGCTCCAAGGTGCGCGTGTTTCTGAAGGTCGAGGACGGCAAGGTCGCCGATTTCGCCCATGACGTGAAAGCCTGCGCGCTGGGTCAAGCCTCGTCCTCCATCATGGCTCGGCATGTGATCGGCGCGACCCCGGACGAGCTGCGTGAGGCAAAGGCCGACATGCTGGCCATGCTGAAGGCGGACGGCGAGGGGCCTTCCGGCCGCTTCGAGGACATGCGCTACCTGAAACCCGTCAAGGACTACAAGGCCCGCCACGCCTCCACCATGCTCACCTTCGACGCCGTCTGCGACTGTCTCGACCAGATCGAGGCGGGGGCGAAGGTTGCGGCGGGGTGA
- a CDS encoding phosphoribosyl-AMP cyclohydrolase: protein MSLTFPPPPSDKAELEGDGAFTPKFDREGLITAVVTDARDGELLMVAHMNAEALALTLETGIAHYYSRSRNMIWKKGETSGNLQTVKELRTDCDQDAVWLKVEVAGHDATCHTGRRSCFYRVARTEDGRAVVEITDHHRHFDPEDVYIKN, encoded by the coding sequence ATGTCCCTCACATTCCCTCCGCCACCCTCGGACAAGGCGGAACTCGAAGGCGATGGCGCCTTCACCCCCAAATTCGACCGCGAAGGCCTCATCACGGCCGTCGTGACCGATGCGCGCGACGGCGAACTCCTCATGGTGGCGCACATGAATGCCGAGGCGCTGGCGCTCACGCTCGAGACCGGGATCGCGCATTATTACAGCCGCTCGCGAAACATGATTTGGAAAAAGGGCGAGACCTCTGGCAATCTCCAGACGGTCAAGGAACTGCGCACCGATTGCGATCAGGACGCCGTATGGCTCAAGGTCGAGGTCGCTGGACACGACGCGACCTGCCACACCGGCCGGCGCTCTTGCTTCTACCGTGTCGCCAGAACCGAAGACGGCCGGGCGGTGGTTGAAATTACCGATCATCACCGCCATTTCGACCCGGAAGACGTCTATATCAAAAATTAG
- a CDS encoding GTP cyclohydrolase I: MDAVVTRIGSANTEANRPSQKEAEDAVRTLLAWAGEDPTREGLIDTPKRVAKAYKELFGGYDEDPVEVLGRTFEEVAGYDDMVLVADIPFFSHCEHHMVPIIGKAHVAYMPDGRVLGLSKVARVVDIFARRLQTQESMTAQIASAIDTTLAPKGVAVMIDAEHMCMSMRGIKKQGSTTLTTTFTGDFKTDAALQARFMTMLYGRK; encoded by the coding sequence ATGGACGCAGTTGTAACACGCATCGGTTCCGCCAACACCGAAGCCAATCGCCCGAGCCAGAAGGAAGCCGAGGACGCCGTCCGCACGCTGCTTGCCTGGGCCGGCGAAGACCCGACTCGTGAGGGCCTCATCGACACGCCGAAGCGCGTCGCCAAGGCCTACAAGGAGCTGTTCGGCGGCTATGACGAGGATCCGGTCGAGGTTCTAGGCCGCACCTTCGAGGAAGTGGCCGGATATGACGACATGGTGCTCGTCGCAGACATTCCGTTCTTCTCGCATTGCGAACACCATATGGTGCCGATCATCGGCAAGGCGCATGTCGCTTACATGCCGGACGGTCGCGTGCTCGGCCTTTCCAAGGTCGCCCGCGTGGTCGACATCTTCGCCCGCCGTCTGCAGACGCAGGAATCGATGACGGCCCAGATCGCCTCTGCCATCGACACGACGCTGGCGCCAAAGGGCGTGGCCGTCATGATCGATGCCGAGCACATGTGCATGTCCATGCGCGGCATCAAGAAGCAGGGCTCGACGACGCTGACCACAACCTTCACCGGCGACTTCAAGACCGATGCGGCGCTCCAGGCCCGCTTCATGACCATGCTCTACGGGCGGAAGTAA
- a CDS encoding NTE family protein: protein MLNWSLKRDNANQLQADKALTPDIPSPPLIPEPKRPEPRIALALGGGAARGWAHIGVLRAMDEEGIKIGMVAGTSIGALVGGCYLAGKLDELESFARSLTMRRIAAFLDFTIGGGGLLGGLRLTKRMQEHLEGLDIEDLDRPFVAVATELKTGHEVWMHSGSLITGLRASYALPGIFEPIVCNGRALVDGALVNPVPVSVCRAYEQQLVVAVNLHYDLYGRSAVIKHTAAHQPTTYRDTQSKPDNERRHGVTSVMVEAFNIIQDRISRARLAGDPPDLSLQPRLADIGLSEFHRAGEAIDRGYLEAKAKIGEIKRMQDVLLR from the coding sequence ATGCTGAACTGGAGTTTGAAACGCGACAACGCCAATCAGTTGCAGGCCGACAAGGCCCTGACTCCTGACATCCCCTCGCCCCCGCTCATTCCTGAACCCAAACGACCCGAACCGCGCATTGCGCTCGCCCTCGGCGGCGGCGCGGCGCGCGGCTGGGCCCATATTGGCGTACTGCGTGCTATGGACGAGGAAGGCATCAAGATCGGCATGGTCGCGGGCACCTCGATCGGCGCGCTGGTCGGCGGCTGTTATCTGGCCGGCAAGCTCGATGAACTGGAAAGCTTCGCCCGCTCGCTGACCATGCGCCGCATCGCCGCCTTCCTCGACTTCACCATCGGCGGCGGCGGCCTGCTCGGCGGGCTCAGGCTCACCAAGCGCATGCAGGAACATCTCGAAGGCCTCGACATCGAAGACCTTGACCGCCCCTTCGTGGCTGTCGCGACCGAACTGAAGACCGGCCATGAAGTGTGGATGCATTCCGGCTCGCTGATCACAGGCCTGCGCGCCTCCTATGCGCTCCCGGGCATCTTCGAACCCATCGTCTGCAACGGCCGGGCCCTAGTCGATGGCGCGCTCGTCAATCCGGTTCCTGTCTCCGTGTGCCGCGCCTACGAGCAGCAGCTCGTCGTGGCAGTCAACCTCCATTACGACCTCTACGGTCGCTCGGCCGTCATCAAGCACACCGCTGCGCACCAACCAACCACCTATCGCGACACGCAGTCAAAGCCGGACAACGAACGCCGCCATGGCGTCACCTCGGTCATGGTGGAAGCGTTCAACATCATTCAGGATCGCATCTCGCGGGCAAGGCTCGCCGGTGATCCGCCGGACCTGTCCCTGCAGCCGCGCCTTGCCGATATCGGTCTTTCGGAATTCCACCGCGCTGGCGAAGCCATCGACCGCGGCTATCTGGAAGCCAAGGCGAAGATCGGCGAAATAAAGCGCATGCAGGATGTCCTGCTGCGCTGA